The following coding sequences are from one Ovis canadensis isolate MfBH-ARS-UI-01 breed Bighorn chromosome 7, ARS-UI_OviCan_v2, whole genome shotgun sequence window:
- the NREP gene encoding neuronal regeneration-related protein has translation MVYYPELSVWVCQEPFPDKEMEGRLPKGRLPVPKEVNRKKDGEVGAASLTPLGSHALHSPGTSYLHSF, from the exons GTTTATTACCCAGAGCTTTCTGTCTGGGTCTGTCAAGAACCATTTCCAGACAAGGAAATGGAGGGAAGGCTTCCTAAG ggaagacttcctgtcCCGAAGGAGGTGAACCGCAAGAAGGATGGCGAGGTCGGGGCTGCCTCCCTGACTCCACTTGGCAGCCATGCACTCCACTCCCCAGGAACCAGTTACCTCCACTCTTTTTAA